The following are encoded in a window of Trichomycterus rosablanca isolate fTriRos1 chromosome 13, fTriRos1.hap1, whole genome shotgun sequence genomic DNA:
- the LOC134325683 gene encoding serine/threonine-protein kinase pim-1-like, whose product MDLSVKQNQCCSSSESGESHQTERDSLNAQPASGASAEISLGEIVLEPAPELDSLSDASVASSVECVKGSVGGETLELTTSSSSNWNHTDGVKRKTTGTHLVQRSSSPSKECFERQYNVGKLLGKGGFGCVYAGVRRTDVKQPGDTNRLPVEVALMLMVSNPPRCEHVLELLEWFDTPEYYVLILERPDPCMDLLQYRGNGPLSEPLAQVIMWQVVLAARHCCDRGVLHRDIKEENLLINWERLEVKLIDFGCGELLKSTPYKTYSGTMLYIPPEWITEGQYHGCPATVWSLGILLFVLVCGDMPFWNEWEIAKRPLFFTPGVSEACRHLISSCLMKDPNKRPSLEEILEHHWFPESLKN is encoded by the exons ATGGATTTAAGTGTAAAGCAGAACCAATGTTGTAGCTCCTCTGAATCAGGAGAATCTcaccagacagagagagactcaCTAAATGCACAACCGGCATCTGGAGCTTCAG CTGAGATAAGCCTTGGGGAAATTGTGCTTGAACCTGCTCCTGAGTTGGATTCCCTCTCTGACGCTTCTGTTGCGAGCAGTG TTGAATGTGTTAAAGGTTCTGTTGGGGGAGAGACCCTGGAATTGACCACCTCATCCTCCAGCAACTGGAACCACACAG ATGGTGTTAAAAGAAAGACTACAGGAACACACCTCGTCCAAAGATCCAGCTCTCCTTCTAAAG AGTGCTTTGAACGTCAGTACAATGTGGGAAAGCTTCTGGGGAAAGGAGGCTTTGGTTGCGTCTATGCAGGAGTTCGTAGGACGGATGTAAAACAG CCTGGTGATACAAACCGCCTCCCTGTAGAAGTGGCGTTAATGCTCATGGTGTCAAACCCGCCTCGCTGCGAACATGTCCTAGAGCTTCTGGAATGGTTTGACACGCCAGAGTATTACGTTTTGATCCTGGAGCGACCCGATCCCTGCATGGACCTCCTTCAATATCGTGGAAATGGCCCACTTTCTGAACCACTGGCTCAAGTCATCATGTGGCAAGTGGTTCTGGCTGCTCGACACTGTTGTGACCGTGGGGTTCTCCATCGTGACATCAAGGAGGAGAACCTTCTCATAAATTGGGAAAGATTAGAGGTTAAGCTGATAGACTTTGGTTGTGGTGAATTGCTCAAGTCGACCCCCTACAAAACATATTCAG GCACTATGTTATATATTCCACCTGAATGGATCACAGAGGGTCAGTATCATGGCTGCCCTGCAACTGTCTGGAGTCTGGGCATCctgctgtttgttttagttTGTGGAGACATGCCATTCTGGAATGAATGGGAGATTGCTAAGAGACCCCTCTTCTTCACACCTGGTGTGTCTGAGG CATGCCGTCATCTGATCAGCAGTTGCCTGATGAAGGATCCAAATAAACGGCCCAGTCTTGAGGAGATCCTGGAGCACCACTGGTTTCCAGAGAGCCTTAAGAACTAA